The following are encoded together in the Methanosarcina flavescens genome:
- the glmS gene encoding glutamine--fructose-6-phosphate transaminase (isomerizing) — MCGIVGYAGEKSAASVIVESLKKLEYRGYDSAGISVLGSGVDTYKSVGKIVNLETTIPNSIGGNIGIGHTRWATHGRPSIMNAHPHNSGNPYKISVVHNGIIENYMTLKEQLTAEGYEFKSETDTEVVAHLLHKHLYGKPDGKEAKCDLLTGLREALKKIEGSYALAVICADEQGKLVLARKNSPLVIGLGEGENFAASDVTAFLNYTRDVIFVNDFETAVLTPTSVEIFDREGKVREKKIERIEWDFEAAEKAGYEHFMLKEIHEQVSAIHNTLAGKVSELEGTIYLKELNMTEDEIRKLSRVQILACGTSWHAGLLGKYLFEQLAGIHCDIDICSEYRYRNPVMNDGTLAIAITQSGETADTLAAVREVMSYNCPTLAITNVVGSTITREVDSVLYTRAGPEIGVAATKTFSTQLTLLYLLAVKFALSRGKLSPNYVKGFITDLRKVPGQIQQILNQKEIVKECAEIFAHAKSYFFLGRHLNYPIALEGALKLKEISYLHAEGFAAGELKHGPIALLEKGTPVVIIATKGQTYDKVLSNIKEVKARDATVIAIAGNKDSEIGKYADVVLTVPQSSELLSPLLNVVVLQLLAYYTALARSCSIDKPRNLAKSVTVE, encoded by the coding sequence ATGTGTGGAATCGTAGGTTATGCAGGAGAAAAATCTGCTGCATCTGTTATCGTAGAATCCCTCAAAAAACTTGAGTACCGTGGATATGACTCTGCCGGGATTTCGGTTCTGGGCAGCGGAGTAGATACTTACAAATCAGTAGGTAAAATCGTAAACCTTGAAACCACAATCCCTAACAGCATAGGTGGCAATATCGGAATAGGGCATACCCGCTGGGCAACCCACGGAAGACCCAGCATTATGAACGCTCATCCGCACAATTCCGGAAACCCTTATAAGATCTCAGTTGTGCATAACGGAATCATAGAGAACTATATGACACTGAAAGAGCAACTGACTGCAGAAGGATACGAGTTTAAGTCGGAAACCGATACAGAAGTGGTCGCACATCTCCTGCACAAACACCTGTACGGAAAACCCGATGGGAAAGAAGCAAAGTGCGATCTTCTCACAGGACTCAGGGAAGCGCTAAAGAAGATTGAAGGTTCTTATGCCCTTGCAGTTATCTGTGCTGACGAACAGGGAAAACTCGTGCTTGCGCGGAAAAACAGCCCGCTTGTTATAGGACTTGGCGAAGGTGAGAACTTTGCCGCATCGGATGTAACCGCTTTTTTGAATTATACAAGGGATGTCATTTTTGTAAATGATTTTGAAACTGCAGTTCTGACTCCTACCAGTGTAGAGATCTTTGATAGAGAAGGAAAAGTCCGCGAAAAGAAAATAGAAAGGATCGAGTGGGATTTTGAAGCTGCTGAAAAAGCCGGCTACGAACATTTCATGCTGAAGGAAATTCACGAGCAGGTGAGTGCGATTCATAACACACTTGCAGGTAAGGTCTCAGAGCTTGAAGGAACCATATATCTCAAAGAACTTAATATGACTGAGGACGAGATAAGAAAGCTTTCAAGGGTTCAGATTCTGGCATGTGGAACCTCCTGGCATGCAGGGTTGCTTGGAAAATATCTATTTGAGCAGCTGGCAGGCATCCATTGCGATATAGATATCTGCTCGGAATATAGGTACAGAAACCCGGTCATGAATGACGGGACTCTTGCCATTGCAATTACCCAGTCAGGAGAAACTGCGGATACTCTCGCAGCCGTGAGAGAGGTAATGTCCTATAACTGTCCTACGCTTGCGATCACAAATGTCGTAGGAAGCACCATTACAAGAGAAGTTGACAGTGTGCTCTATACTAGAGCAGGACCTGAGATAGGGGTTGCCGCAACCAAAACTTTCAGTACGCAGCTTACGCTGCTTTATCTGCTTGCCGTAAAGTTCGCCTTATCAAGAGGTAAGTTAAGCCCTAATTATGTTAAAGGATTCATTACGGATCTAAGGAAAGTACCTGGCCAGATTCAGCAGATCCTTAACCAGAAGGAGATAGTAAAAGAATGTGCAGAGATTTTTGCTCACGCAAAGAGTTATTTCTTCCTCGGCAGGCACCTGAACTATCCGATTGCCCTTGAAGGTGCGCTCAAGTTAAAAGAAATTTCATATTTGCATGCTGAGGGTTTTGCCGCAGGTGAGCTCAAACACGGCCCGATTGCACTGCTTGAAAAGGGTACTCCTGTGGTTATTATTGCAACAAAAGGGCAGACGTATGATAAGGTGCTGAGCAATATAAAAGAAGTAAAAGCCAGGGATGCTACAGTTATCGCAATTGCCGGGAATAAAGACTCCGAGATTGGAAAATATGCAGATGTTGTCCTTACGGTTCCTCAAAGTAGCGAACTGCTTTCTCCGCTGCTCAATGTTGTAGTCCTCCAGCTGCTTGCTTATTATACTGCGCTTGCCCGGAGCTGCTCGATTGACAAGCCACGCAATCTTGCAAAAAGTGTCACTGTGGAATAA
- the glmU gene encoding bifunctional sugar-1-phosphate nucleotidylyltransferase/acetyltransferase → MKAIILAAGEGLRCRPLTLTRSKVMLPIANRPILEHVIDSLEKNRITDIILIVGYKKERIMDYFEDGLNFGVKIKYIEQKAQLGTAHAIEQAKSMIDPEDSEFLVLNGDNLVEPKTIADLLNNYEGDASLLTVRMEETAGYGVVLEERKRVTRILEKRPGDLSRIVNTGIYIFTPQVFETIEKTPISESGEYAITDTLQLMIDEGKIVTSVPTESKWLDAVHSWDLLKANAIVLDSARSLRIEGEVEEGVVIRGKVTIGKNTRIRSGTYILGPAVIGENCDIGPNVVILPSTTIGDNVSIRSFTEIQNSIIMNDCRIYSHGQISNSIIGSNNTIGSGFFVEEKEGLSIIMNGTIHRAPKLGTIFGDDNRIGNSVLVKAGVTIAVDCQVESGNTIYRDLSRHSVVL, encoded by the coding sequence ATGAAAGCTATTATCCTTGCAGCAGGAGAAGGGCTGCGTTGCAGGCCTCTTACTCTTACTCGCTCAAAAGTAATGCTTCCCATCGCCAACAGGCCTATTCTGGAGCATGTAATAGATTCGCTTGAAAAGAACAGAATAACTGATATTATATTGATTGTTGGATATAAGAAAGAACGCATAATGGACTATTTTGAGGACGGACTGAACTTTGGAGTGAAAATAAAATACATCGAACAAAAAGCTCAGCTCGGTACTGCACATGCAATCGAGCAGGCAAAGAGCATGATCGACCCCGAAGACTCGGAATTTCTCGTGCTTAACGGAGACAACCTGGTGGAACCGAAAACAATAGCAGACCTTCTCAATAATTATGAGGGGGATGCAAGCCTTCTGACCGTAAGGATGGAAGAGACTGCAGGCTATGGAGTAGTTCTTGAAGAAAGGAAAAGAGTTACAAGGATTCTGGAAAAAAGACCCGGAGATCTGAGCCGTATCGTAAACACCGGAATTTATATTTTTACGCCGCAGGTCTTTGAAACCATCGAAAAAACCCCGATATCCGAAAGCGGGGAATATGCAATAACAGATACCCTCCAGCTTATGATTGATGAAGGAAAAATTGTTACTTCAGTTCCTACCGAGTCAAAGTGGCTTGATGCTGTCCATTCCTGGGATTTATTGAAAGCAAATGCAATAGTCTTGGATTCCGCCAGAAGCCTGAGAATTGAAGGAGAAGTGGAAGAGGGAGTTGTCATAAGGGGAAAGGTAACCATAGGAAAGAATACCAGGATTCGTTCCGGAACTTACATTTTGGGACCTGCTGTCATAGGAGAAAATTGTGACATCGGTCCCAATGTGGTCATTCTGCCCTCCACAACAATAGGAGACAATGTGTCTATCAGGTCATTCACTGAAATTCAGAATAGTATAATAATGAACGACTGCAGGATATATTCTCACGGGCAGATCTCGAATTCTATAATTGGAAGCAACAATACAATTGGTTCAGGATTCTTTGTTGAGGAGAAAGAAGGTCTGTCGATCATTATGAATGGAACTATTCATCGAGCTCCCAAACTTGGTACTATCTTTGGAGATGACAACCGGATTGGAAACAGTGTACTTGTGAAGGCCGGAGTAACTATAGCCGTCGATTGCCAGGTAGAGTCCGGAAACACTATATACAGGGACCTGTCCCGTCACTCGGTGGTCCTTTAA
- a CDS encoding metallophosphoesterase, giving the protein MKLIALSDTHMKTGEIPQQLKTLLEECDLIVHAGDFNTVEAYHAFNAGGKLKAVFGNDDASELKKLLPERLRFEAEGVKIGVVHEGGLSVTDTTAQGYLAKEMEVDILIFGHLHRPLIEKRDVMLICPGSPTKPRMSNPSVVELVIEKGNINGRIVTLEGDTCEYIKFRDALKKRTQEEDLNEKKLEHLKL; this is encoded by the coding sequence ATGAAGCTGATTGCGCTTTCCGATACTCATATGAAAACCGGAGAAATTCCCCAGCAACTTAAAACGCTCCTTGAGGAGTGTGATCTTATAGTACATGCAGGGGACTTCAATACTGTAGAGGCTTATCATGCCTTCAACGCTGGCGGGAAATTAAAGGCGGTTTTTGGCAATGATGATGCTTCTGAACTCAAAAAACTCCTTCCCGAAAGGCTGAGATTCGAAGCGGAGGGGGTAAAGATAGGAGTTGTACATGAAGGTGGGCTTTCGGTTACCGACACAACTGCACAGGGTTACCTCGCTAAAGAAATGGAGGTAGATATCCTGATTTTCGGGCACCTGCACAGGCCTCTGATAGAGAAGAGAGATGTCATGCTCATCTGTCCCGGCTCGCCTACCAAACCCAGAATGTCAAATCCAAGTGTCGTGGAACTCGTAATCGAGAAAGGAAATATTAACGGCAGGATAGTTACGCTTGAAGGAGATACCTGTGAATATATAAAGTTCCGGGATGCGCTTAAAAAGCGCACGCAGGAAGAAGACCTTAACGAAAAAAAGCTTGAGCATCTGAAACTATAA
- a CDS encoding replication protein A, with protein sequence MKQTAESIRDRFLKLGINVNVEDIESRLDELITKFKVPSNEAQRSVTNYFLKKYSIPKNEFYMRQAEPQLTKIADISENGQWANLKAKVVQLWENTHESISQVGLLGDETGIIKFTAWKNAELPRLEQGESYLLRSVVVGEYNGRFQVQLNKNSSVEKLDEPIGVGGGDFTPAARESEFRNISDLAGGQWATVKGKVVQLWENSHESIGQAGLIGDHTGVVKFTNWASSELPDMEEGKSYMLKNVVVNEWGGKAQIQLNRSSSIEELDEDIEVGSATSTYFGAMVDIQTGSGLIKRCPECKRALVKGACAEHGKVKGEYDLRIKAVLDSGTSTQDALINRELTEELAGISLDAAIAMAADALDPGVVLDKLKHELVGRYYTITGHKLDRYILVDSITPKTSLDREMLDEMLTLNETLTRSEVQ encoded by the coding sequence ATGAAACAAACAGCCGAATCCATTCGAGACCGATTTTTGAAGCTTGGCATCAATGTAAATGTAGAAGATATCGAAAGCAGACTTGATGAACTGATTACTAAATTTAAAGTTCCTTCTAACGAAGCGCAGCGCAGCGTGACCAATTATTTTTTGAAGAAATATTCTATTCCTAAGAATGAATTTTATATGAGGCAGGCTGAGCCTCAGCTTACGAAGATTGCAGATATCTCGGAAAACGGGCAGTGGGCAAACCTTAAGGCAAAGGTTGTCCAGCTCTGGGAAAACACTCATGAGTCCATCTCTCAGGTAGGGCTCCTGGGGGATGAGACGGGCATCATAAAGTTTACCGCATGGAAGAATGCTGAACTGCCCAGGCTTGAGCAGGGAGAAAGTTACCTCCTCCGGAGTGTTGTTGTAGGAGAGTACAACGGCAGGTTCCAGGTTCAGCTCAACAAGAACAGCTCAGTGGAAAAGCTTGATGAACCTATCGGAGTTGGAGGCGGAGATTTCACACCAGCTGCAAGGGAGTCCGAATTCAGAAACATCTCTGACCTTGCGGGAGGCCAGTGGGCTACAGTCAAAGGAAAAGTGGTTCAGCTCTGGGAAAACTCTCACGAATCCATCGGGCAGGCAGGGCTTATAGGAGACCACACAGGTGTCGTTAAATTCACTAACTGGGCCAGCTCCGAACTTCCTGACATGGAAGAAGGCAAGAGCTACATGTTGAAAAATGTAGTTGTTAATGAATGGGGCGGCAAAGCTCAGATCCAGCTTAACCGGTCAAGTTCCATAGAAGAGCTTGATGAGGATATCGAAGTCGGATCCGCAACCTCCACATACTTTGGAGCAATGGTGGACATCCAGACAGGCTCAGGCCTAATAAAACGCTGCCCTGAGTGTAAAAGGGCTCTGGTTAAAGGTGCCTGTGCAGAACACGGTAAAGTAAAAGGAGAATATGACCTGAGGATAAAAGCGGTTCTTGATTCCGGGACCTCCACCCAGGATGCCCTTATTAACAGGGAACTTACTGAAGAGCTTGCAGGGATTTCCCTTGATGCTGCAATTGCAATGGCTGCAGATGCCCTTGATCCGGGGGTTGTGTTGGATAAATTGAAACATGAACTAGTGGGCAGGTATTATACCATCACCGGGCACAAACTTGACCGTTATATCCTAGTCGATTCGATTACTCCCAAGACTTCTCTGGATAGAGAGATGCTTGATGAAATGCTTACCCTTAATGAAACACTTACCAGGTCGGAGGTGCAGTAA
- the glmM gene encoding phosphoglucosamine mutase yields the protein MKLFGSSGIRGIANKEITPELALNVGLVLGSRKKTAVIGRDPRVSAPMIEHALIAGMTAAGCAVTEIGLVTTPTLAYAAREYECGVMVTASHNPSEYVGIKLWNPDGMAFDSPQQEEIERAIEDANFSRVPWNRIGRFEEDGNAIRAHMNIIKKLVGSSSLKVVLDCGCGAGGTISPYLLQELGCEVITLNAQPDGHFPARNPEPSDENLSMLKKAVVDFGADLGIAHDGDADRMMAVDEKGNFVSGDELLAIFGLYECDGSKGTVVVPVDTSLMVDDFLKGSEIIRTRVGDVYVAEGIKQYGAIYGGEPSGSWIFPKISYCPDGIYAAAKLVEIVKEKKLSELREELPKYATKRGALPCANEKKAEFMENVKAKLEPLGKVLDIDGIRVEMDNGWVLVRPSGTEAKVRITAEARENVDEIFEMAEKIVKEALK from the coding sequence ATGAAACTCTTCGGATCTTCAGGAATAAGAGGAATAGCAAACAAAGAAATCACGCCCGAACTTGCACTTAATGTAGGGCTTGTATTGGGAAGCCGGAAAAAGACTGCAGTTATCGGGAGGGATCCCAGAGTTTCGGCCCCAATGATCGAGCACGCCCTGATTGCAGGAATGACTGCAGCAGGCTGTGCTGTTACAGAGATCGGCCTTGTTACTACCCCTACCCTGGCATATGCAGCCAGAGAATACGAATGCGGTGTAATGGTTACAGCCTCCCACAACCCATCTGAGTACGTAGGAATCAAACTCTGGAATCCTGACGGCATGGCTTTTGACTCGCCGCAGCAGGAGGAAATTGAGAGAGCCATTGAGGATGCAAATTTTTCCAGGGTTCCATGGAACCGTATAGGCAGATTTGAAGAAGATGGAAATGCCATCCGTGCCCATATGAATATCATTAAGAAACTTGTAGGGAGTTCCAGCCTGAAAGTAGTACTGGACTGCGGATGCGGAGCAGGAGGAACAATTAGCCCCTATCTCCTCCAGGAACTGGGCTGTGAAGTAATAACCCTGAATGCCCAACCTGATGGCCACTTCCCTGCGAGAAACCCGGAGCCGAGTGATGAAAACCTTTCCATGCTAAAAAAAGCTGTTGTTGATTTCGGAGCCGATCTCGGGATAGCGCATGACGGGGATGCAGACCGGATGATGGCAGTGGATGAGAAAGGCAATTTTGTCTCAGGCGATGAGCTACTTGCAATTTTCGGACTCTATGAATGCGACGGCAGCAAGGGAACGGTTGTCGTGCCTGTAGACACTTCATTGATGGTTGACGATTTCCTTAAAGGTTCGGAAATTATAAGGACAAGAGTGGGAGACGTCTACGTCGCAGAGGGTATAAAACAGTACGGCGCTATTTACGGAGGCGAGCCGTCAGGAAGCTGGATTTTCCCGAAGATTTCCTACTGCCCGGACGGGATTTACGCAGCTGCAAAGCTTGTCGAGATTGTAAAGGAAAAGAAATTAAGCGAACTTCGAGAAGAACTTCCAAAGTATGCCACAAAAAGAGGAGCTCTGCCCTGCGCAAATGAAAAGAAAGCAGAGTTTATGGAAAATGTGAAGGCTAAACTTGAGCCTTTAGGAAAAGTCCTTGATATTGATGGTATTCGCGTGGAAATGGACAATGGCTGGGTACTTGTTCGCCCCTCGGGCACGGAAGCAAAAGTGAGGATTACGGCTGAAGCCCGTGAGAATGTTGATGAGATTTTCGAGATGGCTGAAAAGATAGTAAAGGAGGCGCTTAAATGA
- a CDS encoding cation:proton antiporter domain-containing protein has translation MIDSVNFLGLVVAVLVMLLLAQTLSRYFQIPFIIFLLFEGIIVGPEVLNLLNPAIYFDELLAIVAFSVSVIVFDGGIQIDMKQLRGYKESVLKLTTVGVLITFLGITALTTLLIEVPLQISALFGALVTATGPTVVGPIIRNIQICHKVGKVLELESVLNDAASVILTAVVFEWIVAELSGMGAVLFILQRLAIGLLIGGISGFTLRWFFTRGMLISKQTAKMVTLTSVFACFVLSELLGNESGILSLAVFGIIIGTSEFPYKETIKEFEGDLVTVMISLLFILLAAMIKFEYIIGIGGRGIALVLLMIFLIRPISVFASMWNSKFRTNEKLFISFVGPRGVVPTSIATYFAIKLDEIGVPGGQTIVGLVFLTVITTVFLTGSMSKRVAQKLEVIPMEILIVGGGKVGRILAERFDKRGENVVVVDISEEACNKCLDLGIMTVQGDAGDINTLIRAGIENAKYIVATTNKDDTNLLFCQIAKARFGFRGDQLVARVNHTENLQAFWDLGIRAMSPAITTAAVIDNMIGRPHLFSMCEVGGGGNIMEVKVTNPKITGRAIKEINFPEKSLVVMVQRGKSSIIAYSNLILEYGDIVTIIGEGDIGKRAFDLLHK, from the coding sequence ATGATTGACTCAGTAAACTTCCTGGGACTGGTTGTTGCTGTGCTGGTAATGTTACTCCTTGCACAGACCCTTAGCCGTTACTTCCAGATTCCCTTTATAATCTTTCTGCTGTTTGAAGGAATCATAGTAGGACCCGAAGTTCTCAATTTGCTAAACCCTGCTATTTATTTTGACGAGCTTCTTGCCATAGTAGCATTTTCAGTATCCGTGATAGTTTTTGACGGAGGGATTCAGATTGACATGAAGCAATTGAGAGGATATAAGGAAAGTGTTCTTAAACTGACCACAGTTGGTGTGCTCATCACTTTTCTCGGGATAACGGCACTCACTACTTTACTAATAGAAGTTCCTCTCCAAATTTCTGCACTTTTCGGGGCTCTGGTTACTGCAACCGGGCCAACTGTAGTCGGTCCAATTATAAGAAATATCCAGATATGCCATAAGGTTGGCAAAGTTCTAGAACTTGAGAGTGTCTTGAATGATGCTGCAAGTGTAATCCTCACTGCAGTAGTTTTCGAATGGATTGTAGCTGAGCTTTCGGGGATGGGTGCAGTCCTTTTTATCCTTCAAAGGCTTGCAATCGGTTTATTAATAGGAGGCATCAGTGGGTTTACTCTCCGCTGGTTCTTTACCAGGGGTATGCTTATCAGCAAACAAACTGCCAAAATGGTTACTCTTACCTCGGTGTTTGCATGTTTTGTGCTATCAGAACTTCTTGGCAATGAGTCTGGAATTCTTTCACTGGCAGTCTTTGGAATCATCATAGGGACTTCCGAGTTTCCTTACAAAGAGACTATCAAGGAGTTCGAGGGTGACCTGGTAACTGTAATGATCTCTCTACTTTTCATTTTATTAGCAGCAATGATCAAGTTTGAATATATAATAGGGATCGGGGGAAGAGGAATTGCTCTGGTTTTACTGATGATTTTTCTCATCCGCCCAATCTCTGTTTTTGCCTCGATGTGGAATTCAAAGTTCCGCACCAATGAAAAGCTATTCATCTCATTTGTTGGACCAAGGGGAGTCGTTCCAACTTCGATTGCAACTTACTTTGCGATCAAGCTGGATGAGATTGGCGTTCCGGGAGGCCAGACTATTGTGGGACTGGTCTTCCTGACGGTCATTACCACAGTCTTCCTGACTGGAAGCATGTCAAAAAGAGTGGCTCAGAAGCTGGAGGTAATTCCTATGGAAATTTTGATTGTCGGAGGGGGAAAAGTAGGTAGGATTCTCGCCGAACGTTTTGATAAGAGGGGGGAAAACGTAGTGGTTGTGGATATTTCCGAAGAAGCCTGTAACAAATGTCTGGATCTTGGGATCATGACTGTGCAGGGGGACGCAGGAGATATAAATACTTTGATAAGAGCCGGAATCGAGAATGCCAAATATATTGTTGCAACCACAAACAAAGATGATACTAATCTGCTCTTCTGCCAGATTGCCAAAGCACGTTTCGGGTTTAGGGGGGACCAGCTGGTTGCCAGGGTAAATCATACAGAAAACCTTCAGGCTTTCTGGGATCTTGGAATCCGAGCCATGAGCCCTGCCATAACAACTGCGGCAGTCATTGACAATATGATAGGGAGACCTCACCTTTTCTCAATGTGTGAAGTAGGTGGAGGAGGCAATATCATGGAAGTCAAGGTTACAAATCCGAAGATTACAGGAAGAGCAATTAAGGAAATTAATTTTCCGGAAAAAAGTCTCGTAGTCATGGTACAGCGCGGAAAGAGTTCGATTATCGCATATAGCAATCTAATACTTGAATACGGTGACATTGTCACAATTATTGGGGAAGGAGATATTGGAAAACGTGCTTTCGATCTTCTCCACAAATAA
- a CDS encoding RPA family protein: protein MPGFFREAARRVFAQELKDSNLTSRDESDQYAPQYILTPTGAKVNRIFLVGTLIEKEDIGTDSEYWRGRISDPTGSFLVYAGQYQPEATQFLSECELPAFVAVVGKTSTYITDDGNVLTSIRPESIQQVDELTRDLWVLDTAKQTLERIRAVEAEEDSNAKLAKEHYLTDTDSYRAMVKKALESLEEK from the coding sequence ATGCCAGGCTTTTTCAGAGAAGCTGCCCGCAGAGTTTTTGCTCAGGAACTGAAGGACTCGAACCTGACATCAAGGGATGAGAGTGATCAGTATGCTCCGCAGTATATCCTTACTCCCACAGGGGCTAAGGTAAACCGGATTTTCCTTGTTGGCACACTTATCGAAAAGGAAGATATCGGCACGGATTCCGAATACTGGAGGGGGAGGATTTCAGACCCTACTGGCTCCTTCCTGGTCTATGCAGGACAGTACCAGCCTGAAGCAACCCAATTCCTTTCGGAATGCGAACTACCAGCTTTTGTGGCAGTCGTGGGCAAGACCAGCACCTACATAACAGATGATGGAAATGTCCTGACTTCCATCCGACCAGAATCGATCCAGCAGGTAGATGAACTTACCCGAGACCTCTGGGTACTCGATACCGCAAAGCAAACTCTTGAGAGAATAAGGGCAGTTGAGGCAGAGGAAGACTCAAACGCAAAACTTGCAAAAGAACACTACTTGACTGACACGGATTCCTACCGTGCAATGGTCAAAAAAGCCCTTGAATCCCTCGAAGAAAAGTAA
- a CDS encoding DUF7839 domain-containing protein, with protein MIKILKTKSGVTKFQVLIEIAAHQPNVRQKEIAAKIGITPQAVSEYIKELVNDGLIVTEGRVRYRITKEGVEWVLENATEMKRYARFVMEDIISHVSTWTAITKEDVKEGQQVYLKMEKGLLYVSSTEKTGASGNVISDAAAGEDVGVTSLKGLIDLENATITICKVPRIERGGSRKVDIERLKAMANSKPYIAAIGVEALIALRKIGITPNVMFGTNESVIEAAYHGLSSLVVSVDEQVSSLLNRLETENLEYELVDLTLE; from the coding sequence ATGATTAAAATCCTCAAGACTAAAAGCGGAGTAACCAAGTTTCAAGTCCTTATTGAGATTGCAGCCCACCAGCCGAATGTAAGACAGAAAGAAATCGCTGCAAAAATTGGAATAACTCCCCAGGCAGTTTCCGAATATATTAAAGAACTTGTAAACGATGGGCTTATAGTTACTGAGGGCCGAGTCCGGTACAGGATTACAAAAGAAGGTGTAGAGTGGGTCCTTGAGAATGCCACAGAAATGAAACGGTACGCTCGCTTTGTCATGGAGGATATAATCAGCCATGTTTCAACCTGGACAGCCATTACAAAAGAGGATGTAAAGGAAGGCCAGCAGGTGTACCTGAAAATGGAAAAGGGACTCCTGTACGTTAGCAGCACGGAAAAAACAGGCGCATCAGGCAATGTTATCTCCGATGCAGCTGCAGGAGAAGATGTAGGGGTAACGAGCTTAAAGGGCCTGATCGACCTGGAAAATGCGACAATTACAATCTGCAAGGTTCCCAGGATTGAGCGTGGAGGGTCGAGAAAGGTGGACATTGAACGCCTGAAGGCTATGGCAAACTCAAAACCCTATATAGCAGCTATAGGTGTGGAAGCACTTATCGCCCTGCGCAAGATTGGTATAACCCCAAATGTTATGTTTGGAACCAATGAATCAGTCATAGAAGCTGCATATCACGGGCTGTCATCCCTTGTAGTCTCAGTGGATGAACAGGTCTCTTCCCTTCTTAACAGGCTGGAAACCGAAAACCTTGAGTACGAACTCGTAGACCTGACACTAGAATAA